One genomic segment of Odocoileus virginianus isolate 20LAN1187 ecotype Illinois chromosome X, Ovbor_1.2, whole genome shotgun sequence includes these proteins:
- the NAP1L3 gene encoding LOW QUALITY PROTEIN: nucleosome assembly protein 1-like 3 (The sequence of the model RefSeq protein was modified relative to this genomic sequence to represent the inferred CDS: inserted 2 bases in 1 codon; substituted 3 bases at 3 genomic stop codons), translated as MAEADPNRVSEPAAQGVDEEVVAILSRDSGDESDGSSSSSSSSGRSPLYRSIXVPGPSRSVRRTPSGRSFVDRLPRAVRNRVQALRNIQDECDKVDALFLKAVHDLERKYAELNRPLYNRRFEIINAEYEPTEEECEWNSEDEVFSSDEEIQEDSSEMPAVEGEEEEDDLEAKSEVKAEENVTPIENPIAKTEEKAESKDALEAKPPEDPKEAPQAKAEDKGXTKAAEAKTRTPGKEAPKRVPEVTPEERALNRARKGKPKREDPKGIPDYWLTVFKNVDKLGPMIQKYDEPILKFLSDVSLKFSKPGRPVSYIFEFCFLPNPYFKNEVLTKTYIIKSKPDRNDPFFSWGWEIQDCKGCKTDWRRGKDVTVTTTQNHTAATGQVETQPRVVPNASFFNFFSPPEIPTIGKLEPREDAILDEDFEIGQTLHDNIILKSVYYYTGEVNGTYNFGKDYGNRKXXKYKRGCMKEFSGISNFKQK; from the exons ATGGCAGAAGCGGATCCTAACAGGGTCTCGGAGCCTGCCGCCCAGGGGGTGGATGAAGAGGTGGTAGCTATCTTGTCTAGAGATTCTGGGGACGAATCTGACGGCAGCAGctctagcagcagcagcagtggccgCAGCCCCCTCTATAGAAGTAT AGTACCTGGGCCTTCCAGAAGTGTGCGGCGGACTCCGTCAGGTAGAAGTTTCGTGGATCGGCTGCCTCGGGCAGTTAGAAATCGTGTGCAGGCTCTCAGAAATATTCAAGACGAATGTGACAAGGTAGATGCCCTGTTTTTAAAGGCAGTTCATGATCTTGAACGAAAATATGCCGAACTCAATAGGCCTCTGTACAACCGGCGATTTGAAATCATCAATGCAGAATATGAGCCCACGGAAGAAGAATGTGAATGGAATTCGGAGGATGAGGTGTTCAGCAGCGATGAAGAGATACAGGAAGACTCTAGTGAGATGCCTGCTGTAGAGGgtgaggaagaagaggatgaTCTGGAAGCAAAATCTGAGGTCAAGGCTGAAGAAAATGTAACACCAATAGAAAATCCAATAGCAAAGACTGAAGAAAAAGCAGAGTCCAAAGATGCTCTGGAGGCCAAGCCTCCAGAAGATCCAAAAGAAGCCCCCCAGGCAAAGGCAGAAGATAAAGGGTAGACTAAAGCAGCAGAGGCTAAGACCAGGACTCCAGGAAAAGAGGCTCCAAAAAGAGTTCCTGAGGTCACGCCTGAAGAAAGAGCTCTTAACAGAGCTCGCAAAGGAAAGCCTAAAAGAGAAGATCCTAAAGGCATTCCCGACTATTGGCTGACTGTGTTCAAGAATGTTGACAAGCTGGGGCCCATGATTCAAAAGTATGATGAGCCCATTCTTAAGTTCCTGTCTGATGTTAGCCTGAAGTTTTCAAAACCCGGCAGGCCTGTAAGTTACATATTTGAATTTTGCTTTCTACCCAATCCATACTTCAAGAATGAGGTGCTGACCAAGACATATATAATAAAGTCAAAGCCAGATCGCAATGATCCCTTCTTCTCTTGgggctgggaaatccaagattGCAAAGGCTGTAAGACAGAttggagaagaggaaaggatgTCACAGTGACAACCACCCAGAATCACACAGCTGCTACTGGACAAGTAGAAACCCAGCCAAGAGTGGTTCCTAATGCATCATTCTTCAACTTCTTTAGCCCTCCTGAGATTCCTACTATCGGAAAGCTTGAACCACGAGAAGATGCTATCCTTGATGAAGATTTTGAAATTGGTCAAACTTTACATGATAACATCATCCTGAAATCAGTCTATTACTATACAGGAGAAGTCAACGGTACTTATAATTTCGGTAAAGATTATGGGAacaggaaataatgaaaatataaaagaggCTGCATGAAAGAATTTTCAGGAATCTCAAATTTCAAGCAGAAGTAA